From the Streptomyces nigrescens genome, one window contains:
- the dgoD gene encoding galactonate dehydratase → MKISRIETFLAPPRWMFVRVETDEGVVGWGEPVVEGRAEPVRAAVEVLSEYLLGQDPARIEDHWQVMTKGGFYRGGPVLSSAVAGLDQALWDIKGKRHGVPVHQLLGGPVREKIRAYAWVGGDEPHAIRDAVTAQTEAGFTAVKMNGCGRMTPVATRAEVRECLLRAETAREVLGDERDFGLDFHGRVSPANARRLLPLLADYAPMFVEEPVLCEFLHALPDLVNASPIPLALGERLFTRREFLAPLQAGVAILQPDISHAGGISELRRIAALAEAYGAQLAPHCPLGPVALAASLQVAFTTPNFLIQEQSIGIHYNQGAELLDYVVDPEPFRFDGGSLLRTERPGLGVEVDEAAVRAADQRGHAWRNPVWRHEDGAFAEW, encoded by the coding sequence ATGAAGATCAGCCGCATCGAGACCTTCCTCGCCCCGCCGCGCTGGATGTTCGTACGGGTGGAGACCGATGAGGGCGTCGTGGGCTGGGGCGAGCCGGTGGTCGAGGGGCGGGCCGAGCCGGTCAGGGCGGCCGTGGAGGTGCTGTCCGAGTACCTCCTGGGGCAGGATCCGGCGCGCATCGAGGACCACTGGCAGGTCATGACCAAGGGCGGCTTCTACCGCGGCGGGCCCGTCCTGTCCTCCGCCGTCGCCGGTCTGGACCAGGCGCTGTGGGACATCAAAGGGAAGCGGCACGGGGTCCCCGTCCACCAGCTGCTCGGCGGGCCGGTCCGCGAGAAGATCCGCGCCTACGCATGGGTGGGCGGCGATGAACCACACGCCATCCGCGACGCGGTCACCGCGCAGACCGAGGCGGGCTTCACCGCCGTCAAGATGAACGGCTGCGGCAGGATGACGCCGGTGGCGACCCGCGCCGAAGTGCGGGAATGTCTGCTGCGCGCCGAGACCGCGCGCGAAGTCCTCGGTGACGAACGGGACTTCGGCCTCGACTTCCACGGCCGCGTCTCGCCCGCCAACGCCCGCAGGCTCCTCCCCCTGCTCGCCGACTACGCACCGATGTTCGTCGAGGAACCCGTCCTCTGCGAATTCCTGCATGCCCTCCCCGACCTCGTGAACGCCTCTCCCATCCCCCTCGCACTCGGTGAACGTCTCTTCACCCGGCGAGAGTTCCTGGCTCCGCTGCAAGCCGGCGTGGCGATCCTCCAGCCCGACATCTCGCATGCGGGCGGCATCTCCGAGCTGCGCCGGATCGCCGCGCTCGCGGAGGCGTACGGGGCGCAGCTCGCCCCGCACTGTCCCCTCGGCCCGGTCGCCCTGGCCGCCAGCCTCCAAGTCGCCTTCACCACCCCGAACTTCCTCATCCAGGAACAGTCCATCGGGATCCACTACAACCAGGGAGCCGAGCTGCTGGACTATGTCGTGGATCCCGAGCCGTTCCGCTTCGACGGCGGCTCCCTGCTGCGGACCGAGCGCCCCGGTCTCGGCGTGGAGGTGGACGAGGCCGCCGTGCGGGCGGCGGATCAGCGGGGGCACGCCTGGCGGAACCCCGTGTGGCGCCATGAGGACGGTGCGTTCGCCGAGTGGTGA
- a CDS encoding HAD family hydrolase translates to MSAIIASDLDRTLIYSAAALGLAMPDAEAPRLLCVETYERKPLSFMTETAAGLLAELAGKTTFVPTTTRTREQYGRIHLPGPAPEFAICANGGHLLVLGESDPDWQRTVTERLAAHCAPLDEIRAHLVRTADPAWLLKERAAEDLFAYLVVERPLLPDTWVKDLAGWADERGWTVSLQGRKIYAVPKPLTKSAAVAEVARRTGASEILAAGDSLLDADLLLAADRGWRPGHGELADSGWQAPHVIALDERGVAAGEEIVRAFIRGAVPPGRSC, encoded by the coding sequence ATGAGCGCCATCATCGCCAGCGACCTCGACCGCACCCTGATCTATTCGGCCGCCGCGCTGGGCCTCGCCATGCCCGACGCGGAAGCCCCCAGGCTCCTGTGCGTGGAGACCTATGAGCGCAAGCCGCTGTCCTTTATGACGGAGACGGCCGCCGGGCTGCTCGCCGAACTGGCGGGCAAGACCACCTTTGTGCCGACCACCACCCGCACCCGGGAGCAGTACGGCCGCATCCATCTCCCGGGGCCGGCACCGGAGTTCGCCATCTGCGCCAATGGCGGCCATCTGCTCGTACTCGGCGAGTCGGACCCGGACTGGCAGCGCACCGTCACCGAGCGGCTCGCCGCGCACTGCGCGCCCCTGGACGAGATCCGCGCACATCTCGTCCGCACCGCCGACCCGGCCTGGCTGCTCAAGGAGCGTGCCGCAGAAGACCTCTTCGCCTATCTCGTCGTGGAGCGGCCGCTGCTGCCGGACACCTGGGTGAAGGACCTCGCCGGCTGGGCGGACGAACGCGGCTGGACCGTCTCCCTGCAGGGCCGCAAGATCTATGCCGTGCCGAAGCCGCTGACCAAGAGCGCAGCCGTGGCGGAGGTGGCGCGCCGCACCGGGGCGTCCGAGATCCTCGCGGCCGGCGATTCCCTCCTCGACGCCGATCTGCTGCTGGCCGCGGACCGCGGGTGGCGGCCCGGACACGGGGAGCTGGCGGACTCCGGCTGGCAGGCCCCCCACGTCATCGCGCTCGATGAGCGGGGTGTCGCCGCGGGCGAAGAGATCGTGCGGGCCTTCATCCGCGGCGCCGTGCCCCCGGGCCGCTCCTGCTGA
- a CDS encoding phosphoribosyltransferase produces the protein MNDSKEETERVVWTGEWVAGRLGVSLSGGDELPELLGLALRRNPKRAHLLVSNVLGKHVPQRPGVVHGAGFGLGRRVRKLLGDEAAARSVVLGYAETATGLGHSVADGLALAPYLHSTRRPVTGVAQVGGFEEEHSHATSHLLLPENRELLSGDGPLVLVDDEFSTGRTVLNTIKALHARFPRERYVVVALVDMRSDADRGHLEKFAAELGARVDLVALAAGGVRLPEDVLARGQELVAAHEAVTAQGPAAAPESASEPAGDEQNAAGAPAVPDGRGADVVRVDLGWPAGLPDGGRHGFTPAHRARLEAGLPGMAARIAQRLDGARRVLVLGNEELMYAPLRIAEALDALVTGEGDSAEATPARDGIGAADGALAPRDGQPSASTSGAGVFFSTTTRSPVLAVDDPGYAIRTRLSFPAHDDPADGPGERYAYNVAAGTDPERRFDAIVAVVDSHGDLPALHAADGLLNRLAEHTDRLLLAVIPSYAPRPQAGPMPLPEPLRGPAFSSYTADEVGWLLQDLSDITLEAPTEEREEAIQRGGAHYAESLPVEYQPTEEYQALFHSALRTSASRIARAVGTVTETVLAERSPRPVLVSLARAGTPVGVLMRRWARHAHGLELPHYAVSIVRGRGIDTTALRWLAAHHDPADVVFVDGWTGKGAITRELAQALEDFPGFDPRIAVLADPGGCVETYGTRDDFLVPSACLNSTVSGLISRTVLRDDLVGPDDFHGAKFYRDLAPTDVSRAFLDAVSARFDEVALDVAEEVKELVAADRAPTWEGWAAVERISEEYGIHDVNLVKPGVGETTRVLLRRVPWKILARRGAGTDLDHVRLLAEQRGVPVEEVDELPYTCVGLIHPRFTRGATGADGKAVAS, from the coding sequence ATGAACGATTCGAAGGAGGAGACGGAACGCGTGGTCTGGACAGGAGAATGGGTCGCCGGTCGGCTCGGGGTCTCGCTGAGCGGCGGGGACGAGCTGCCGGAACTGCTCGGGCTCGCGCTGCGGCGCAACCCCAAGCGGGCCCATCTGCTCGTGTCGAACGTGCTCGGGAAGCATGTGCCACAGCGACCGGGCGTGGTCCATGGCGCCGGCTTCGGGCTGGGGCGCCGAGTGCGGAAGCTGCTGGGCGACGAGGCCGCCGCCCGCTCCGTCGTCCTGGGCTACGCCGAGACCGCCACCGGCCTGGGACATTCGGTGGCCGACGGCCTGGCCCTCGCGCCGTATCTGCACTCCACCCGCCGCCCGGTGACCGGTGTGGCGCAGGTGGGTGGGTTCGAGGAGGAGCACAGTCATGCCACCTCCCATCTGCTGCTCCCCGAGAATCGCGAACTCCTTTCGGGGGACGGGCCGTTGGTGCTCGTCGATGACGAGTTCTCCACCGGCAGGACCGTCTTGAACACCATCAAGGCGCTGCATGCGCGCTTCCCGCGCGAGCGGTACGTGGTCGTCGCCCTGGTCGACATGCGCTCCGACGCGGACCGCGGCCATCTGGAGAAGTTCGCGGCGGAACTGGGCGCCCGCGTCGACCTCGTCGCACTGGCCGCGGGCGGTGTACGCCTGCCCGAGGATGTCCTGGCACGCGGCCAGGAACTCGTCGCCGCACACGAGGCCGTTACGGCACAGGGGCCGGCGGCTGCCCCGGAGAGCGCGTCGGAGCCTGCGGGCGACGAGCAGAATGCGGCAGGCGCTCCGGCGGTGCCCGACGGCCGCGGTGCGGACGTCGTACGGGTCGACCTCGGCTGGCCCGCCGGCCTGCCGGACGGTGGGCGGCACGGCTTCACACCGGCGCACCGCGCCCGACTGGAGGCCGGGCTGCCGGGTATGGCGGCCCGGATAGCACAGCGGCTGGACGGTGCCCGCCGCGTCCTCGTCCTCGGCAACGAGGAGTTGATGTACGCGCCGCTGCGGATAGCCGAGGCTCTGGACGCCCTTGTCACTGGGGAAGGGGACAGTGCCGAGGCGACGCCGGCCCGTGACGGTATCGGGGCGGCGGACGGTGCCCTCGCACCGCGGGACGGTCAGCCGTCCGCGTCGACCAGCGGCGCGGGCGTCTTCTTCTCCACCACGACCCGGTCGCCGGTGCTCGCCGTCGATGACCCCGGTTACGCGATACGGACCCGGCTGTCCTTCCCCGCCCACGACGATCCCGCCGACGGACCGGGGGAGCGCTACGCCTACAACGTCGCGGCCGGCACCGACCCGGAACGCCGCTTCGACGCCATCGTGGCCGTCGTGGACTCGCACGGTGACCTCCCCGCACTGCATGCCGCCGACGGTCTGCTGAACCGGCTCGCCGAGCACACCGACCGACTGCTGCTCGCCGTCATCCCCTCGTACGCCCCGCGACCACAGGCCGGACCCATGCCCCTCCCCGAGCCGCTGCGCGGCCCCGCCTTCTCCTCCTACACCGCCGACGAGGTCGGCTGGCTGCTGCAGGACCTCTCCGACATCACCCTGGAAGCGCCGACCGAGGAACGCGAGGAGGCGATTCAGCGCGGCGGCGCTCACTACGCGGAGTCGCTGCCCGTCGAATACCAGCCGACCGAGGAGTACCAGGCGCTGTTTCACAGCGCGCTGCGGACCTCCGCGAGCCGGATCGCGCGGGCTGTCGGGACCGTCACCGAGACCGTGCTCGCCGAACGCAGTCCACGTCCCGTGCTGGTGTCGCTGGCGCGGGCGGGCACACCCGTCGGGGTGCTGATGCGTCGCTGGGCGCGGCATGCGCACGGCCTGGAACTGCCGCACTACGCGGTCTCGATCGTCCGCGGCCGGGGGATCGACACCACGGCGCTCCGGTGGCTGGCCGCTCATCACGATCCGGCGGATGTCGTCTTCGTGGACGGCTGGACCGGCAAGGGTGCCATCACTCGCGAACTCGCCCAGGCGTTGGAGGACTTCCCGGGCTTCGACCCGCGGATCGCCGTGCTCGCCGACCCGGGCGGCTGCGTCGAGACCTACGGCACCCGCGACGACTTCCTCGTCCCGTCCGCCTGCCTCAACTCCACCGTCTCCGGCCTCATATCGCGCACCGTCCTGCGAGACGACCTCGTGGGCCCGGACGACTTCCACGGCGCGAAGTTCTACCGCGATCTGGCCCCGACCGATGTATCGCGAGCCTTCCTGGACGCGGTCAGCGCGCGCTTCGACGAGGTCGCCCTGGACGTCGCCGAAGAGGTGAAGGAACTGGTCGCCGCCGACCGGGCACCCACCTGGGAAGGCTGGGCGGCCGTCGAGCGGATCAGCGAGGAATACGGCATCCACGACGTGAACCTCGTGAAGCCCGGTGTCGGTGAGACCACACGCGTACTGCTGCGCCGGGTCCCCTGGAAGATCCTGGCCCGACGGGGTGCCGGGACCGATCTCGATCATGTGCGCCTCCTGGCGGAACAACGAGGCGTGCCCGTCGAAGAGGTCGACGAACTGCCCTATACCTGTGTCGGTTTGATCCACCCCCGCTTCACTCGCGGGGCCACGGGTGCTGACGGCAAGGCGGTGGCCTCCTGA
- a CDS encoding response regulator, with amino-acid sequence MRVVLADDSTLLREGLVRLLAEEGHEVAAAVGDADQLIAVLEQAAEQDEKPDAVVVDVRMPPTHTDEGLRAAVQIRERWPDIGVLVLSQYVERRYATELLTDDSEGVGYLLKDRVVQVDEFLDALERVSSGQAAFDPEVVRQLLMRSRRSDPLGTLTAREQEVLREMAQGHTNAAIAVRLHISQSAVEKHINAIFDKLDLIGTSGYSRRVLAVLRYLGT; translated from the coding sequence GTGCGCGTAGTGCTGGCCGACGATTCGACCCTGTTGCGGGAGGGCCTGGTGCGCCTCCTCGCCGAGGAGGGGCACGAGGTGGCGGCCGCGGTCGGCGACGCCGATCAGCTGATCGCCGTGCTGGAGCAGGCGGCGGAGCAGGACGAGAAGCCGGACGCGGTGGTTGTGGACGTCCGTATGCCACCCACGCACACCGATGAGGGGCTGCGTGCCGCCGTGCAGATACGGGAGCGCTGGCCCGATATCGGCGTGCTGGTGCTCTCGCAGTATGTCGAGCGCCGCTATGCGACGGAGCTGCTGACCGATGACAGCGAGGGGGTGGGCTATCTGCTCAAGGACCGGGTGGTCCAGGTGGACGAGTTCCTGGACGCGCTGGAGCGGGTGAGCAGCGGACAGGCCGCCTTCGACCCCGAAGTCGTACGGCAGCTGCTGATGCGCAGCCGCCGCTCGGATCCGCTGGGCACGCTGACCGCACGCGAGCAGGAGGTGCTCCGGGAGATGGCGCAGGGCCACACCAATGCGGCAATCGCCGTCCGGCTGCACATCTCGCAGAGCGCCGTGGAGAAGCACATCAACGCGATCTTCGACAAGCTCGATCTGATCGGCACTTCCGGATATTCACGCCGGGTCCTGGCGGTGTTGCGGTACTTGGGGACATGA
- a CDS encoding sensor histidine kinase, which produces MLGIARRGLRLATGLVLGAVIAAAELPFVLLSGLSLLCVFAWPRGRRAVLKPVTAAARVLTETHRRRLRVYVAADTSDAYADHRALQYLSLRWGLGLLGALVLGAALIGVAYGISWIFILLLTDVRHPGTLALSSIGGLFLLFLSLQGTFGVAGLEARLAQYYLGPSHHEELERRIEQLAASRAGVIAAVNDERRRIERDLHDGVQQRLVALGMLLGRALRSQDAQRAEQLLRQAHEESGRALTELREVAWRVYPTVLDEAGLRAALETVAERSAIPVCLDYELATEPDTAVATVAYFVVSEAVTNAVKHSGAGRIAVRVAPGEDAVLVCIEDDGPGGADSSGSGLFGLARRVAALDGRFRVDSPAGGPTIITAELPCA; this is translated from the coding sequence ATGTTGGGAATTGCGCGGCGCGGATTGCGCCTGGCGACAGGTCTGGTGCTCGGTGCCGTGATCGCGGCGGCCGAGCTCCCTTTCGTCCTGCTCTCCGGCCTCTCCCTGCTGTGCGTCTTCGCCTGGCCGCGCGGCCGCCGCGCGGTCCTCAAGCCCGTGACCGCCGCCGCACGGGTCCTGACCGAGACCCATCGACGCCGCCTCCGCGTCTATGTCGCGGCCGACACCTCGGACGCGTACGCGGACCACCGAGCCCTGCAATATCTGTCCCTGCGCTGGGGGTTGGGCCTGCTGGGCGCTCTCGTCCTGGGCGCGGCGCTGATCGGAGTGGCGTACGGCATCTCCTGGATCTTCATCCTGCTGCTCACCGACGTCCGCCATCCCGGCACCCTCGCGCTGTCGAGCATCGGCGGCCTCTTCCTCCTCTTCCTCAGCCTGCAGGGCACCTTCGGAGTCGCAGGGCTGGAGGCCAGGCTCGCGCAGTATTACCTCGGCCCCAGCCACCACGAGGAGCTGGAGCGCCGCATCGAGCAGCTGGCCGCCAGCCGCGCCGGCGTCATCGCCGCGGTCAACGATGAGCGACGCCGTATCGAACGCGATCTGCACGACGGTGTGCAGCAGCGGCTGGTGGCCCTGGGAATGCTGCTCGGCCGCGCGCTGCGCAGCCAGGACGCGCAGCGCGCGGAACAACTCCTGCGCCAGGCCCACGAAGAGAGCGGCCGGGCCCTGACCGAGCTGCGTGAGGTGGCCTGGCGGGTCTATCCGACGGTGCTGGATGAAGCAGGGCTGCGCGCCGCCTTGGAAACGGTCGCCGAACGCTCGGCCATCCCCGTATGCCTCGACTACGAACTTGCCACCGAACCCGACACCGCCGTGGCAACGGTCGCCTACTTCGTGGTCTCCGAAGCCGTCACCAACGCCGTCAAGCATTCCGGCGCCGGACGGATAGCGGTCCGCGTCGCCCCTGGCGAGGACGCCGTGCTCGTGTGTATCGAGGACGACGGACCGGGCGGCGCGGATTCCTCCGGCAGCGGCCTGTTCGGGCTGGCCCGCCGGGTCGCCGCCCTCGACGGCCGGTTCCGGGTGGACAGCCCGGCCGGCGGACCGACCATCATCACCGCGGAGTTGCCGTGCGCGTAG
- a CDS encoding bifunctional 4-hydroxy-2-oxoglutarate aldolase/2-dehydro-3-deoxy-phosphogluconate aldolase: MDFSTALRTERLVAIIRGRDAEASFRTVMALAEAGLPLIEVSLSGHDALTVIRRARAELGDAAWLGAGTVLTASDARRAAEAGANLIVTPGLGAGLEESVRQGLSTLAGVLTPSEVIAADALGVSALKLFPASVGGPGYLQALRAPFPELPFVPVGGVDAAAAPAYFAAGAVAVGVGSPLVGDAADGGDLDGLRKRAAEFKAACAR; the protein is encoded by the coding sequence ATGGACTTCAGCACAGCGCTCCGGACCGAGCGGCTGGTCGCCATCATCCGGGGCAGGGATGCGGAGGCGTCTTTCCGTACGGTCATGGCGCTTGCGGAGGCAGGCCTTCCGCTGATCGAGGTCTCACTCAGCGGACACGACGCCCTCACCGTCATCCGACGGGCGCGTGCCGAGCTCGGCGATGCGGCCTGGCTCGGCGCCGGCACCGTCCTGACCGCTTCCGACGCCCGGCGCGCCGCCGAGGCCGGGGCCAATCTCATCGTCACGCCCGGCCTGGGGGCCGGTCTGGAGGAATCCGTACGTCAGGGTCTCTCGACGCTCGCGGGGGTGCTGACGCCGTCCGAGGTGATCGCGGCCGATGCGCTGGGCGTCTCGGCTCTGAAGCTGTTTCCGGCGTCCGTCGGCGGGCCCGGGTATCTGCAGGCGCTCCGCGCGCCCTTCCCCGAGCTGCCGTTCGTGCCGGTCGGCGGGGTGGACGCGGCCGCCGCGCCGGCGTACTTCGCCGCCGGAGCGGTGGCGGTGGGCGTCGGCTCGCCGCTGGTCGGGGACGCGGCGGACGGCGGCGACCTGGACGGGCTGCGCAAGCGCGCGGCGGAGTTCAAGGCGGCGTGCGCACGATGA
- a CDS encoding DUF4383 domain-containing protein, whose product MATGATGQTLHGPANPLHRAKRHGTRLDEHLPVDHRLSKVYRIGAGLMGLVLIAFGILGLTHHIGYFDTGGDTVAGLNTNGSLSVLSIVVGAILFVGMVIGGNFASTLNIVLGALFLLSGFVNLALLDTGANFLAFQIQNVLFSFVVGLMLLVFGMYGRVSGGLPHDNPYWRARHPEEAEQFDRGQLRPVSGMTAARQAARIKMQGAPHAGRGSFGAGTSGSRRRTTALDSGTRTGGDRKKP is encoded by the coding sequence ATGGCTACTGGGGCTACTGGCCAGACCCTGCACGGGCCCGCGAACCCGCTCCACCGGGCGAAGAGGCACGGCACACGGCTCGATGAGCATCTGCCCGTGGACCATCGACTCAGCAAGGTCTACCGCATCGGCGCCGGGCTGATGGGCCTGGTACTGATCGCCTTCGGCATCCTCGGACTGACCCACCACATCGGCTACTTCGACACCGGCGGCGACACCGTGGCCGGGCTGAACACCAATGGCTCCCTGAGCGTGCTCTCGATCGTCGTCGGAGCGATCCTCTTCGTCGGCATGGTGATCGGCGGGAACTTCGCCTCGACCCTCAACATCGTGCTCGGCGCCCTCTTCCTCCTGAGCGGATTCGTGAACCTGGCGCTGCTGGACACCGGCGCGAACTTCCTCGCCTTCCAGATTCAGAACGTCCTGTTCAGCTTCGTGGTCGGGCTGATGCTGCTGGTCTTCGGGATGTACGGGCGGGTCAGCGGTGGCCTCCCCCATGACAATCCGTACTGGCGCGCCCGGCACCCGGAGGAGGCGGAACAGTTCGACCGCGGACAGCTGCGTCCCGTCTCCGGCATGACGGCCGCACGGCAGGCGGCGCGGATCAAGATGCAGGGCGCCCCGCATGCCGGGCGCGGTTCGTTCGGCGCCGGCACCAGCGGGAGCAGAAGGCGCACCACCGCCCTCGACAGCGGCACCCGCACCGGTGGCGACCGCAAGAAGCCCTGA
- a CDS encoding FadR/GntR family transcriptional regulator: MSRSGHAASSGHGAHHGAVEALAKRIFKGTYGEGDSLVMPEVLAELDVSQTVLRESIKVLTTKGLLGTDKKRGTFVRPREDWNLLDTDVLRWKLAAGVSSDFFADVLELRRSIEPAAAGLAAERRTDEDLAALDAALSAMAAAGNDPVLLVRADASFHTAMLIASNNRFYAQMHRVIVPVLVQRDREVLAADGAFEQPHALHAAVVEAVRNRDVDGAYMAMLELLDVSAREHP, translated from the coding sequence ATGAGCCGTTCGGGGCATGCCGCCTCCTCAGGGCACGGGGCGCACCATGGGGCGGTCGAAGCGCTCGCCAAGCGGATCTTCAAAGGCACCTACGGTGAGGGCGACAGCCTCGTGATGCCGGAGGTGCTGGCGGAGCTGGACGTGAGCCAGACCGTGCTGCGGGAGTCGATCAAGGTGCTGACCACCAAGGGCCTCCTCGGGACCGACAAGAAGCGTGGCACGTTCGTCCGCCCACGGGAGGACTGGAACCTCCTGGACACGGACGTCCTGCGGTGGAAACTGGCGGCCGGTGTCTCGTCCGACTTCTTCGCCGATGTGCTCGAACTGCGGCGTTCCATCGAGCCCGCGGCCGCCGGGCTCGCCGCGGAGCGCCGTACCGACGAGGATCTGGCGGCCCTGGATGCCGCGTTGAGTGCGATGGCGGCTGCCGGCAACGACCCAGTGCTGCTCGTACGCGCCGACGCGTCCTTCCACACGGCCATGCTGATCGCGTCGAACAATCGCTTCTACGCGCAGATGCACCGGGTGATCGTGCCGGTGCTCGTCCAGCGCGACCGGGAGGTGCTCGCCGCGGACGGCGCGTTCGAGCAGCCCCATGCCCTGCATGCCGCGGTCGTCGAGGCCGTACGGAACCGGGACGTCGACGGGGCCTATATGGCGATGCTCGAACTGCTTGATGTGTCCGCGCGGGAGCATCCGTAG
- a CDS encoding sugar kinase, producing MRTMTGQPAAAGSEDQRGAPRAGATPGRPLLPGQPGRPDVFTFGETMVALRGSGPLKLGGTMNVSIAGAESNVAIGLARLGHDVRWAGAVGEDEAGQLVLRTLRAEGVGVSGASTDPGAPTGLLLFEPRLPEVTRVHYYRAGSAGSRIGADVIQRAFSAAPPRVLHLTGITPSLSPTARAAAGLVLQLSRESGSLVCLDVNFRARLWTAEAAAEVLREWIPFVDVLIASDDELPLCLPGSGDGGGEGSPGGGEGSQGAKGTTGANEGLRAEGAGAGMGAEWADGGLGADGGLARWASEPEEATVAGGAGACGGAIPLPPQEVTGDPAATVAAQARLLLDQGVGEVVVKLGAEGATAFTHGGSLHQPAKPVRAVDAVGAGDAFVAGYLSALLDGEGPAGRLERAVTTGAFAVASPGDWEGAPTRAELGMLGAPPGTVVR from the coding sequence GTGCGCACGATGACGGGGCAGCCTGCTGCCGCGGGCAGCGAGGACCAGCGCGGCGCTCCCCGCGCCGGGGCGACACCCGGTCGCCCGCTGCTTCCCGGGCAACCGGGGCGCCCGGACGTCTTCACGTTTGGCGAGACCATGGTCGCCCTACGGGGCAGCGGCCCGCTGAAGCTCGGCGGCACGATGAACGTCTCCATCGCCGGGGCGGAAAGCAATGTCGCGATCGGGCTGGCCCGGCTCGGGCACGACGTCCGCTGGGCGGGCGCGGTCGGCGAGGACGAGGCCGGACAACTGGTGCTGCGTACGCTGCGCGCCGAGGGCGTCGGGGTGTCCGGCGCCTCGACCGACCCCGGCGCTCCGACCGGACTGCTCCTCTTCGAGCCGCGACTGCCCGAGGTCACCCGGGTGCACTACTACCGTGCGGGATCGGCCGGCTCCCGGATCGGCGCTGACGTGATCCAGCGCGCCTTCTCCGCCGCCCCGCCCCGCGTCCTGCATCTGACGGGCATCACTCCGTCCCTCAGCCCCACGGCCCGCGCGGCGGCCGGGCTCGTCCTCCAACTGTCCCGGGAATCCGGCTCGTTGGTGTGCCTCGATGTCAACTTCCGCGCTCGCCTGTGGACCGCCGAAGCGGCTGCCGAAGTCCTTCGCGAGTGGATTCCCTTCGTGGATGTGCTGATCGCCTCCGATGACGAGCTGCCGCTGTGCCTGCCTGGAAGCGGGGACGGGGGCGGGGAGGGCTCGCCGGGTGGGGGCGAGGGGAGCCAGGGGGCCAAGGGGACCACCGGGGCCAACGAGGGCCTGAGGGCCGAGGGGGCCGGCGCGGGCATGGGTGCCGAGTGGGCCGACGGGGGCCTGGGTGCCGACGGGGGCCTGGCTCGTTGGGCATCGGAGCCGGAGGAGGCCACCGTGGCCGGGGGCGCGGGGGCGTGCGGTGGTGCCATTCCCCTCCCCCCTCAGGAGGTCACGGGCGACCCCGCGGCCACCGTGGCGGCGCAGGCCCGCCTCCTGCTGGACCAGGGGGTCGGCGAGGTCGTGGTCAAACTCGGTGCGGAGGGGGCGACGGCCTTCACCCACGGCGGCTCCCTCCACCAGCCCGCCAAACCGGTACGGGCCGTGGACGCCGTGGGCGCCGGTGACGCCTTCGTGGCGGGCTATCTGTCGGCGCTGCTGGACGGCGAAGGGCCGGCCGGACGCCTGGAGCGGGCCGTCACCACCGGAGCGTTCGCGGTCGCGTCGCCCGGCGACTGGGAGGGCGCGCCGACCCGCGCGGAGCTGGGCATGCTGGGCGCGCCGCCCGGCACCGTCGTGCGCTGA
- a CDS encoding FmdB family zinc ribbon protein, giving the protein MPRYEYRCRPCGSTFELNRPMAESSAPAVCPEGHEDTVKLLSTVAVGGSATAPARAPSGGGGGCCGGGCCG; this is encoded by the coding sequence ATGCCTCGTTACGAATACCGGTGCCGCCCCTGTGGCTCCACCTTCGAGCTGAACCGGCCGATGGCCGAGTCCTCCGCCCCGGCCGTCTGCCCCGAGGGCCACGAGGACACCGTGAAGCTCCTCTCCACGGTCGCCGTCGGTGGCTCCGCGACCGCCCCCGCCCGTGCCCCGAGCGGTGGGGGCGGCGGTTGCTGCGGAGGCGGCTGCTGCGGATAG
- a CDS encoding O-methyltransferase gives MYEYVLAHNPPLNAAQRDIVELTHQQFPEAAGMQSAEEQGPLLAFLVRLTGARQVVEVGTFTGFSALSMAQAMPADGTLIACDVSEEWTAYGREAWAKAGVADRIDLRIAPALETLRAMPAEPHIDLAYLDADKGGYIAYWEELVPRLRPGGLIVADNVLYHGEVADPAATGSALAIRAFNDHVLADPRMEAVILTVADGVTLARKR, from the coding sequence ATGTACGAGTACGTCCTCGCCCACAACCCGCCCTTGAACGCCGCGCAGCGGGACATCGTGGAGCTCACACACCAACAGTTCCCCGAGGCCGCGGGGATGCAGTCGGCGGAGGAGCAAGGGCCGCTGCTTGCGTTCCTGGTGCGGCTGACCGGGGCTCGGCAGGTCGTCGAGGTAGGGACGTTCACCGGTTTCTCGGCGCTGTCCATGGCGCAGGCGATGCCCGCGGACGGCACGCTGATCGCGTGCGATGTCTCCGAGGAGTGGACGGCCTACGGCCGGGAGGCCTGGGCGAAGGCCGGTGTCGCCGACCGTATCGATCTGCGGATCGCGCCCGCGCTGGAAACGCTGCGGGCGATGCCGGCCGAGCCGCATATCGACCTCGCGTATCTCGACGCCGACAAGGGCGGCTATATCGCCTACTGGGAGGAGCTGGTGCCCCGGCTGCGGCCGGGAGGTCTGATCGTCGCTGACAACGTCCTGTACCACGGGGAGGTCGCCGACCCGGCGGCCACCGGGTCCGCCCTGGCGATCAGGGCCTTCAACGACCATGTGCTGGCGGACCCCCGTATGGAGGCGGTGATTCTCACCGTGGCGGACGGGGTGACGCTGGCGCGCAAGAGGTAG